In Phoenix dactylifera cultivar Barhee BC4 chromosome 11, palm_55x_up_171113_PBpolish2nd_filt_p, whole genome shotgun sequence, the following are encoded in one genomic region:
- the LOC120112412 gene encoding protein disulfide isomerase-like 5-4 — METLVAPVPREFHKLALDDKSGQTIDTAKRPAPLTSGCRIEGFVLVKKIEHYLQLVKTEIASRKSSREFKLLEEYEYTAHSSLVHSLHIPAAKFHFEPSPMQVLVTEVPKSFSHFITNVCAIIGGIFTVSGILDSILHNTIRLMRKVELGKQF; from the exons ATGGAAACTCTGGTTGCACCTGTTCCAAGAGAGTTCCATAAACTAGCATTGGATGACAAATCTGGTCAAACCATCGATACAGCAAAACGGCCTGCGCCATTGACTAGTGGGTGTAGAATAGAAGGTTTTGTGCTTGTCAAAAAG ATTGAGCATTACCTTCAATTGGTAAAGACTGAGATAGCATCAAGAAAATCTTCTCGGGAGTTTAAATTGCTAGAGGAGTATGAGTATACAGCCCACAGTAGTTTGGTGCACAGTCTGCATATTCCTGCTGCCAAATTCCATTTTGAGCCCTCTCCTATGCAG GTCTTGGTAACTGAAGTTCCAAAATCCTTCTCGCACTTCATTACAAATGTATGTGCTATCATTGGAGGCATTTTTACG GTGTCTGGAATATTGGATTCTATCCTGCACAATACGATCCGGCTTATGAGAAAGGTTGAATTAGGAAAACAATTTTGA